The proteins below are encoded in one region of Pseudomonas sp. SCB32:
- a CDS encoding S9 family peptidase, with translation MERNDWSAERAVAAAGDFAELHVAHGGLLWAAFDPASARCRLFLRREGQSVELTPPGASVRSRVYEYGGGSCCVTADGVAWVEESDQQVRWLPLAGAPRSVTQRSDCRYGDLHYVAAWNALLAVEEEGGQGEVRHRIVRLDADGHRRVIAEGADFYASPVAGGRGERVAWVEWDRPHQPWTRTRLCEAFAGEQRCLAGQTSHESIQQPRYCDDSHLHWLSDLDGHWQPYREGLGVLPSASADHAGAPWQLGGRTFLPLAGGRLLATRYEDGRGMLVLYDRNGERRFAPEYSRFRSLAADAHHFYCIAAAPDRLPTLLAIRRADGSTQVLAGGERPLAEAELSRGEAFHYPVGTDECGHGFFYPPRAFYPPDGKDSAPPLVVFLHGGPTSASYPVFDGRIQFWTRRGFAVADLNYRGSSGYGRAYRERLHLGWGQVEVEDIGAALDFLAGAGRIDRQRVFVRGASAGGYSALMALARLPGLRGGASLYGVSDPQALAQVTHKFEADYLDWLIGDPQQDAERYRERTPVLLAAHIHAPVIFFQGDLDAVVVPSQTNAMVDSLRQRGVPVEAHHYPGERHGFRLSANLAHALEAEWRFYRALLAV, from the coding sequence TTCGCCGAGTTGCACGTGGCCCACGGTGGACTGCTGTGGGCTGCGTTCGACCCCGCCAGCGCACGCTGCCGGCTGTTCCTCCGCCGTGAAGGGCAGAGCGTCGAGCTGACGCCACCCGGCGCCTCGGTGCGCAGCCGGGTCTACGAGTACGGCGGCGGCTCCTGCTGCGTCACCGCCGATGGGGTGGCCTGGGTGGAAGAGAGCGACCAGCAGGTGCGCTGGCTGCCACTGGCGGGCGCCCCTCGATCGGTCACCCAGCGCAGCGACTGCCGCTATGGCGACCTGCACTACGTCGCCGCCTGGAACGCGTTGCTGGCGGTGGAGGAGGAAGGCGGCCAGGGTGAAGTGCGCCACCGGATCGTTCGTCTCGACGCCGATGGGCACCGCCGGGTGATCGCGGAGGGCGCTGACTTCTATGCATCGCCCGTCGCTGGCGGCCGTGGTGAGCGAGTTGCCTGGGTCGAGTGGGATCGCCCGCACCAACCCTGGACTCGCACCCGCCTGTGCGAAGCCTTCGCTGGCGAGCAGCGTTGCCTGGCCGGGCAGACGAGCCACGAATCCATCCAGCAGCCACGCTATTGCGACGACAGTCACTTGCACTGGTTGAGCGATCTGGACGGTCACTGGCAGCCGTACCGGGAAGGACTCGGAGTTCTGCCGTCCGCGTCTGCCGACCACGCCGGCGCCCCCTGGCAGCTGGGCGGACGCACCTTCCTGCCGCTGGCGGGCGGCCGCCTGCTGGCAACCCGTTACGAAGACGGGCGCGGCATGCTGGTGCTTTATGACCGCAACGGGGAGCGTCGGTTTGCGCCGGAGTACAGCCGCTTCCGTTCCCTGGCCGCGGATGCGCACCACTTCTATTGCATCGCCGCCGCGCCGGACCGCCTGCCGACACTGCTGGCGATCCGCCGCGCCGACGGCTCCACCCAGGTCCTGGCGGGCGGCGAGCGTCCACTGGCCGAAGCCGAGCTGTCCCGAGGGGAGGCCTTCCATTACCCGGTGGGCACCGACGAGTGCGGTCATGGCTTCTTCTATCCACCCCGCGCCTTCTACCCGCCTGACGGCAAGGACTCGGCGCCGCCCTTGGTGGTGTTCCTGCACGGAGGACCGACCTCGGCCAGCTACCCGGTGTTCGACGGTCGCATCCAGTTCTGGACGCGCCGGGGCTTTGCCGTGGCCGACCTCAATTATCGCGGCAGCAGCGGCTACGGCCGGGCCTACCGCGAGCGTCTGCACCTGGGTTGGGGCCAGGTGGAAGTGGAGGACATCGGTGCCGCGCTGGATTTCCTCGCCGGGGCAGGGCGCATCGACCGCCAGCGGGTCTTCGTGCGCGGCGCCAGCGCCGGCGGCTACAGCGCGTTGATGGCGTTGGCACGGCTACCGGGCCTGCGCGGCGGCGCCAGCCTCTATGGCGTCAGCGATCCGCAGGCATTGGCGCAAGTGACCCACAAGTTCGAGGCGGATTACCTGGACTGGCTGATCGGCGACCCGCAACAGGACGCCGAGCGCTACCGCGAGCGCACGCCGGTGCTGCTGGCCGCGCACATCCACGCGCCGGTGATCTTCTTCCAGGGGGACCTGGACGCGGTGGTGGTGCCATCGCAAACCAACGCCATGGTCGACAGCCTGCGCCAGCGCGGCGTGCCGGTGGAGGCCCATCATTACCCAGGCGAGCGCCACGGTTTCCGCCTGAGCGCCAACCTGGCCCATGCGCTGGAGGCGGAGTGGCGTTTCTACCGGGCGCTGCTGGCTGTCTGA
- the ercA gene encoding alcohol dehydrogenase-like regulatory protein ErcA, producing the protein MSHELSQLRKFVSPEIIFGAGCRHNVANYVKTFGARKVLVVSDPGVLAAGWVGDIEASLAAQDIPFCRYTDVSPNPRVEEVMRGAEVYRSEGCNVIVAVGGGSPMDCAKGIGIVAAHGRNILEFEGVDTLRVPSPPLILIPTTAGTSADVSQFVIISNQDERMKFSIVSKAVVPDVSLIDPETTLTMDPFLSACTGIDALVHAIEAFVSTGHGPLTDPHALEAMRLINGNLVQMIANPGDIALREKIMLGSMQAGLAFSNAILGAVHAMSHSLGGYLDLPHGLCNAVLVEHVVAFNYSAAPERFKVIAETLGIDCRGMNHAQIRQRLVEHLIALKNAVGFHESLGLHGVGSSDIPFLSRHAMQDPCILTNPRESSLRDVEVVYGEAL; encoded by the coding sequence ATGTCTCACGAGCTCAGCCAACTGCGCAAATTCGTCTCGCCAGAGATCATTTTCGGTGCCGGATGCCGGCACAATGTCGCCAATTACGTGAAAACCTTCGGCGCGCGCAAGGTGCTGGTGGTGTCGGACCCCGGTGTACTCGCCGCCGGTTGGGTCGGCGACATCGAAGCCAGCCTGGCCGCCCAGGACATTCCCTTCTGCCGCTACACCGATGTCTCGCCCAACCCGCGCGTAGAGGAAGTGATGCGCGGCGCCGAGGTCTACCGCAGCGAGGGCTGCAACGTCATCGTCGCAGTCGGCGGCGGCAGCCCGATGGACTGCGCCAAGGGCATCGGCATCGTCGCCGCCCACGGCCGCAACATCCTCGAGTTCGAGGGCGTGGACACCCTGCGCGTGCCCAGTCCGCCGCTGATCCTGATCCCGACCACCGCCGGCACCTCGGCGGACGTCTCCCAGTTCGTGATCATCTCCAACCAGGACGAGCGGATGAAATTCTCCATCGTCAGCAAAGCGGTAGTGCCCGACGTGTCGCTGATCGACCCGGAAACCACCCTGACCATGGACCCGTTCCTCTCCGCCTGCACTGGCATCGACGCGCTGGTGCACGCCATCGAGGCCTTCGTCTCCACCGGCCACGGACCGCTCACCGACCCCCACGCACTGGAGGCCATGCGGCTGATCAACGGCAACCTGGTGCAGATGATCGCCAATCCCGGCGACATCGCCCTGCGTGAGAAGATCATGCTGGGCAGCATGCAGGCGGGCCTGGCGTTCTCCAACGCGATCCTGGGCGCGGTGCACGCCATGTCGCACAGCCTCGGTGGCTACCTGGACCTGCCCCATGGCCTGTGCAACGCGGTGCTGGTGGAGCACGTGGTGGCCTTCAACTACAGCGCCGCGCCGGAGCGCTTCAAGGTGATCGCCGAGACCCTCGGCATCGACTGCCGGGGCATGAACCACGCGCAGATACGTCAGCGTCTGGTGGAGCACCTGATCGCCCTGAAGAACGCTGTGGGCTTCCATGAAAGCCTCGGCCTGCACGGCGTCGGCAGTTCCGATATTCCCTTCCTCTCGCGCCATGCGATGCAGGACCCGTGCATCCTCACCAACCCTCGCGAGTCCAGCCTGCGCGATGTCGAGGTGGTGTATGGCGAGGCCCTCTGA
- a CDS encoding NahK/ErcS family hybrid sensor histidine kinase/response regulator → MARPSDEQQQQALAGLLGLGSHSARKSHYPELVARLDELETERNRYKWLFENAVHGIFQASLSQGLRAANPALAHMLGYDDPQQVLWNLQDMASQLFVGGEAEMHRIRELLQAQGGLFGYETRLQRKDGSHVGVLMNLLLKPDEEGLVEGFVADITERIQAQQRLQTLNQELEQRVAARTRELETLNQQLREARDAAEAANLSKDKYLAAASHDLLQPLNAARLLLSTLRERQLPASERQLVERTHQALEGAENLLSDLLEISRLDQSAIRPNPESLDLDELLGPLASEFDSVARAAGLQLRTRVPELRVRTDAHLVSRILRNFLSNACRYTQQGGVLLAARRRGERVRLEVWDTGRGIPADQLLAIFREFNQLDVGRAAERQGVGLGLAIVERIAGLLGCEVQVRSTPGRGSLFAIEIPLADELPVRQAAPTAPRQSTGDPLPGRRLLVIDNEETILYSMSALLGQWGCEVLTATDLESAEAALGSRVPDIVIADYHLDYGQTGCQVVKALRDKYATSIPAVMITADRSDECRRALQRLDIPLLNKPVRPGKLRAVLSSLVQGQGEGMPAR, encoded by the coding sequence ATGGCGAGGCCCTCTGACGAGCAGCAACAACAGGCCCTGGCCGGGCTGCTCGGCCTCGGCAGCCACTCCGCGCGCAAGAGCCACTACCCGGAACTGGTGGCGCGCCTGGATGAGCTGGAAACCGAGCGCAATCGCTACAAATGGCTGTTCGAGAACGCCGTCCACGGCATCTTCCAGGCCAGCCTGAGCCAGGGCCTGCGCGCCGCCAACCCGGCCCTGGCGCACATGCTCGGCTATGACGACCCGCAGCAGGTGCTGTGGAACCTGCAGGACATGGCAAGCCAGCTGTTTGTCGGCGGCGAGGCGGAGATGCACCGCATCCGCGAGCTGCTGCAGGCGCAGGGCGGGTTGTTCGGCTACGAGACGCGGCTGCAGCGCAAGGACGGCAGTCACGTCGGCGTGTTGATGAACCTGCTGCTCAAGCCGGACGAAGAGGGGCTGGTGGAAGGCTTCGTCGCCGACATCACCGAGCGCATCCAGGCCCAGCAGCGCCTGCAGACCCTCAACCAGGAGCTGGAGCAGCGCGTCGCCGCTCGTACCCGCGAGCTGGAGACGCTCAACCAGCAATTGCGCGAAGCGCGCGACGCCGCCGAGGCGGCCAACCTGTCCAAGGATAAATACCTGGCGGCAGCCAGCCACGACCTGCTGCAGCCGCTGAACGCCGCGCGCCTATTGCTTTCGACGCTTCGCGAGCGGCAGTTGCCAGCGAGCGAACGGCAACTGGTGGAGCGCACGCACCAGGCACTGGAGGGTGCGGAGAACCTGCTCAGCGATCTGCTGGAAATCTCCCGCCTGGACCAGAGCGCGATCCGTCCCAATCCGGAATCGTTGGACCTGGACGAGCTGCTCGGGCCGCTGGCTTCGGAGTTCGACAGCGTGGCACGCGCCGCTGGCCTGCAACTACGCACGCGGGTTCCCGAGTTACGGGTGCGCACCGATGCGCATCTGGTTTCACGCATCCTGCGCAACTTCCTCAGCAACGCCTGCCGCTATACCCAGCAGGGCGGCGTACTGCTGGCGGCGCGCCGCCGTGGCGAGCGCGTGCGCCTTGAGGTCTGGGACACCGGGCGGGGCATTCCGGCGGACCAACTGCTGGCGATCTTCCGCGAGTTCAATCAGTTGGATGTGGGCCGCGCCGCCGAGCGCCAGGGTGTGGGCCTGGGCCTGGCGATCGTCGAGCGCATCGCTGGCCTGCTCGGCTGCGAAGTCCAGGTACGCTCGACGCCGGGCCGGGGCTCGCTGTTCGCCATCGAAATCCCGCTGGCCGATGAACTGCCGGTCCGCCAGGCAGCCCCCACTGCGCCCCGTCAAAGCACGGGGGACCCACTGCCGGGAAGGCGCCTGTTGGTGATCGACAACGAAGAGACGATTCTCTACAGCATGTCGGCGCTGCTCGGCCAATGGGGTTGCGAAGTCCTGACAGCGACCGACCTTGAAAGCGCCGAGGCGGCCCTGGGCTCGCGGGTGCCAGACATTGTCATCGCCGACTACCATCTGGACTACGGCCAAACGGGCTGCCAGGTCGTGAAGGCGTTGCGGGACAAGTACGCAACCAGCATCCCCGCCGTGATGATCACTGCCGACCGCAGCGACGAGTGCCGCAGGGCGCTGCAACGGCTGGACATCCCGCTGCTGAACAAGCCGGTACGCCCCGGGAAGCTGAGGGCCGTGCTCAGTTCGCTGGTGCAAGGGCAGGGGGAGGGCATGCCGGCCCGTTGA
- a CDS encoding cytochrome c5 family protein gives MSISRTPLLPAALLALVGLLGGCGDDARPSAPVHSATLAPADKALAKIYDTSCKTCHANPASGAPQAGDLQAWRPRVAQGADSLLDHSINGYKGMPPMGMCMQCSEDEFLALISFMSGQPIQ, from the coding sequence ATGTCGATATCCAGAACACCACTGCTGCCGGCTGCCCTGCTGGCCCTGGTCGGGCTGCTCGGCGGCTGCGGGGATGACGCCCGCCCGAGCGCGCCGGTCCATTCCGCCACCCTGGCCCCGGCCGACAAGGCCCTGGCGAAGATCTACGACACCAGTTGCAAGACCTGCCATGCCAACCCGGCGTCCGGCGCTCCTCAGGCCGGCGATCTGCAGGCCTGGCGGCCACGGGTTGCCCAGGGCGCGGACAGCCTGCTCGACCACAGCATCAATGGCTACAAGGGCATGCCGCCCATGGGGATGTGCATGCAGTGCTCGGAAGACGAATTCCTGGCGCTGATTTCCTTCATGTCCGGTCAGCCCATCCAATAA
- a CDS encoding D-arabinono-1,4-lactone oxidase yields the protein MAQLARTPRLIPWRNWSGGQSCLPAARLAPQSLDELVQVIRQAEGKVRPVGSAHSFSPLVPTDGTLVSLSYFNGLLGHDAKTLQAEFAAGTPMSLMGPALKEIGQALPNMSDIDYQTLAGAISTSTHGTGVGFGSYSSHITGLQLVTATGEVLDCDAQRHPEVFNAARVSLGAFGVATRVRLQNREAYRLRERQWIASTEELLEDVEKNTRENQHWEMLVITHSDYALSVALNETSDPATPPRDPAEEGGNEFVGLIEKLDKYGSDFPAARRALLNSLRHIASFDERVADSYAVYANVRNVRFNEMEYSIPAEHGPACLREILKLIRDKDLRTWFPIEYRYVKADDIPLSMFEGRDSCSISVHQHYSMDHHNFFAAIEPIFWKYAGRPHWGKLHTLNARTLQPLYPRWKEFTEVRRDLDPQGKFLNAHLSSILGVA from the coding sequence ATGGCGCAATTGGCTCGCACTCCACGCCTGATCCCGTGGCGCAACTGGTCCGGCGGGCAGAGTTGCCTGCCGGCGGCGCGCCTGGCGCCACAGAGCCTGGACGAGCTGGTACAGGTCATCCGCCAGGCCGAAGGCAAGGTCCGCCCGGTAGGCTCGGCGCATTCCTTCAGCCCCCTGGTGCCCACCGACGGCACGCTGGTCTCGCTCAGCTACTTCAACGGTCTGCTCGGCCATGACGCCAAGACGCTGCAGGCGGAGTTCGCCGCCGGCACGCCGATGTCGCTCATGGGCCCGGCGCTGAAAGAGATCGGCCAGGCATTGCCGAACATGTCCGACATCGATTACCAGACGCTGGCCGGGGCGATCTCCACCTCGACCCATGGCACCGGCGTCGGCTTCGGCTCCTATTCCTCCCACATCACCGGCCTGCAACTGGTGACGGCCACCGGCGAGGTGCTGGACTGCGACGCCCAGCGCCACCCCGAGGTGTTCAACGCGGCGCGGGTTTCCCTTGGCGCCTTTGGCGTGGCGACCCGGGTTCGATTGCAGAACCGCGAGGCCTACCGCCTGCGCGAGCGGCAGTGGATCGCCAGCACCGAGGAACTGCTGGAAGACGTGGAGAAGAACACCCGCGAGAACCAGCACTGGGAGATGCTGGTGATCACCCATTCCGACTATGCGCTGTCCGTGGCGCTCAACGAGACCAGCGATCCGGCCACGCCACCGCGGGACCCGGCCGAGGAGGGTGGCAACGAATTCGTCGGGTTGATCGAGAAGCTCGACAAGTACGGCAGCGACTTCCCGGCCGCGCGCCGGGCGCTGCTCAACAGCCTGCGCCATATCGCCAGCTTCGACGAGCGCGTGGCTGACTCCTACGCGGTCTACGCCAACGTCCGCAACGTCCGCTTCAACGAGATGGAGTACTCGATCCCCGCCGAGCACGGTCCGGCCTGCCTGCGGGAGATCCTCAAGCTGATCCGCGACAAGGACCTGCGCACCTGGTTCCCCATCGAGTACCGCTACGTCAAGGCCGACGATATTCCCCTGAGCATGTTCGAAGGCCGCGACAGCTGCTCGATCTCCGTGCACCAGCACTACAGCATGGACCACCACAACTTCTTCGCGGCCATCGAGCCGATCTTCTGGAAGTATGCGGGCCGGCCACACTGGGGCAAACTGCACACGCTGAACGCGCGCACCCTGCAGCCGCTGTACCCGCGCTGGAAGGAATTCACCGAGGTACGCCGGGATCTGGACCCCCAGGGCAAGTTCCTCAATGCCCATCTGTCCTCGATCCTGGGCGTGGCCTGA